Proteins co-encoded in one Papaver somniferum cultivar HN1 chromosome 5, ASM357369v1, whole genome shotgun sequence genomic window:
- the LOC113281390 gene encoding U-box domain-containing protein 11-like, with protein sequence MKLPETHHYQISSSLIPLLIEEINDIQTFKGKWLVIKSKLNDLPTQLKDLSDFPNFTTNPLSSDLLISVSQTLTDSLTLVKNCKNPNFSAGKLRTQSDIDSVISKLDRHVHDIEILIKSGVMNQETGGGSKRETVRVESRNLITRLQIGDFEGRSAAMDTLLGLLQEDDKNVLIAVAQGVVPVLVKLLDSSCLEIKEKSVFAISRVSLIDSSKHVLIAEGVLLLNHLLRVLESGSGFAKEKACVTLQALSFSRENARGIGCRGGICSLLAICQSGTPSSQAVAAGVLRNLSGFSEIRQNFIEENAVPVLIGLISSGTVVAQENAIECLHNLVSEDENLKLLVVREGGIECLKNFWDSSAMGRSIESAIGLLRNMGSYRPIAEVIVADGFINRLVGALSCGVSGVRVAASKAIYELGFSTKTRKEMGDCGCIPPLVRMLDMKAIEEKEASAMTLSSLMQLGSNRRIFQKDERGILGTVQLLDPLVQNLDKKYPISILLAIAHLKKCRKEMVAAGACGHLQKLVEMDIEGAKKLMESLSRGKLWGVFPRP encoded by the coding sequence ATGAAATTACCAGAAACCCATCATTACCAAATCTCAAGCAGTCTAATTCCACTCCTAATTGAAGAAATCAATGATATCCAAACTTTTAAAGGAAAATGGTTAGTTATCAAGTCTAAACTCAATGATTTACCAACACAGCTCAAAGATTTATCAGATTTCCCTAATTTCACAACAAACCCATTATCATCTGatcttttaatttcagtttcacaGACTTTAACTGACTCATTAACCCTAGTGAAGAactgtaaaaaccctaatttcagtgcTGGGAAGTTGAGAACACAAAGTGATATTGACTCAGTTATATCTAAGCTTGATCGACATGTTCATGATATTGAGATTCTGATTAAAAGTGGTGTTATGAATCAAGAGACTGGTGGTGGTTCAAAGAGAGAAACGGTGAGGGTGGAATCCAGGAATTTGATTACGCGGTTACAGATTGGGGATTTTGAAGGGAGGAGTGCTGCAATGGATACGTTGTTGGGGTTGCTGCAGGAGGATGATAAGAATGTATTGATTGCTGTTGCACAAGGTGTTGTACCTGTACTTGTTAAATTACTTGATTCTAGTTGTTTAGAGATTAAAGAAAAATCCGTTTTTGCGATTTCTAGAGTTTCATTGATTGATAGTAGTAAACATGTTTTGATAGCCGAAGGTGTTTTGTTATTGAATCATTTGTTAAGAGTGTTAGAATCTGGTAGTGGGTTTGCAAAAGAAAAAGCATGTGTGACATTACAAGCTTTAAGCTTTTCGAGAGAGAATGCCAGGGGGATTGGTTGTAGAGGTGGAATTTGTTCACTTTTAGCGATTTGTCAATCTGGGACGCCGAGTTCTCAAGCTGTTGCAGCTGGTGTGTTGAGAAATCTCTCTGGGTTTTCTGAAATTCGGCAGAATTTTATTGAGGAGAATGCAGTTCCAGTTTTGATTGGTCTTATTTCCTCGGGTACAGTTGTTGCGCAAGAGAATGCGATTGAATGCTTGCATAATTTAGTGTCAGAGGATGAGAATTTGAAGCTTCTAGTTGTTAGAGAAGGTGGAATTGAGTGTTTAAAGAATTTCTGGGATTCATCAGCTATGGGGCGAAGTATTGAGTCTGCGATTGGTTTGTTAAGAAATATGGGTTCGTACCGACCAATTGCTGAAGTTATTGTTGCTGATGGTTTTATAAACAGGCTTGTTGGGGCTTTAAGTTGTGGAGTGTCTGGTGTAAGAGTTGCTGCGTCGAAAGCTATTTATGAATTGGGATTCAGCACTAAAACGAGGAAGGAAATGGGTGACTGTGGGTGTATTCCTCCTTTGGTTAGGATGCTGGATATGAAAGCAATTGAAGAGAAAGAAGCCTCAGCAATGACTTTGTCTTCTCTCATGCAGTTAGGAAGTAATCGAAGGATTTTTCAGAAGGATGAAAGAGGGATACTTGGTACGGTACAGCTTCTTGATCCTCTTGTGCAGAATTTGGATAAGAAATACCCAATTTCAATATTGCTTGCTATAGCACATTTGAAGAAGTGTAGGAAAGAAATGGTGGCTGCAGGGGCTTGTGGGCACTTGCAAAAGCTTGTTGAAATGGATATTGAAGGTGCTAAGAAACTAATGGAAAGCTTGAGTCGTGGTAAACTTTGGGGGGTATTTCCCAGACCATGA